The following proteins are encoded in a genomic region of Mycobacterium sp. 155:
- a CDS encoding acyl-CoA dehydrogenase family protein, whose amino-acid sequence MGGVVKYERTLFEPEHQLFRESYRAFLERHVAPYHDQWEKDKIVDRGVWLEAGKQGFLGMAVPEEYGGGGNPDFRYNTIMTEETVAGRYSGIGFGLHNDVVAPYLLRLANEEQKQRWLPKFCTGELITAIAMTEPGTGSDLQGIKTRAVRDGDHYVLNGSKTFITNGIHSDLVIVVAQTAPEKGALGFSLIVVERGMEGFERGRHLDKIGLEAQDTAELSFTDVKVPVENLLGEEGQGFVYLMQNLPQERISIAIMAAAAMETVLEQTLQYTKERKAFGRPIGSFQNSRFVLAELATEATVVRMMVDEFVRLHLDEKLTVEQAAMAKWYSTEKQISLIDRCLQLHGGYGYMREYPIARAYLDARVQTIYGGTTEIMKEIIGRSLGV is encoded by the coding sequence ATGGGTGGTGTCGTGAAGTACGAGCGCACGCTGTTCGAACCCGAACACCAACTTTTCCGCGAATCGTATCGAGCGTTCCTAGAACGGCATGTCGCGCCGTATCACGACCAGTGGGAAAAGGACAAGATCGTCGACCGGGGCGTCTGGCTGGAGGCCGGCAAACAGGGTTTTCTCGGGATGGCCGTACCTGAGGAGTACGGCGGCGGTGGAAACCCGGACTTCCGCTACAACACGATCATGACGGAGGAGACGGTAGCCGGCCGCTACAGCGGCATCGGCTTCGGGCTGCACAACGACGTGGTCGCCCCCTACCTACTGCGGCTGGCCAACGAGGAACAGAAGCAGCGTTGGCTGCCGAAGTTCTGTACCGGGGAATTGATCACGGCGATCGCGATGACCGAGCCAGGTACCGGTAGCGACCTGCAGGGCATCAAGACCCGTGCGGTGCGCGATGGTGACCACTACGTCCTCAACGGGTCCAAGACGTTCATCACCAACGGCATCCACTCCGATCTGGTGATCGTCGTGGCGCAGACCGCCCCGGAGAAGGGTGCACTGGGCTTCTCCCTGATAGTCGTCGAGCGCGGCATGGAGGGTTTCGAGCGGGGCCGGCACCTCGACAAGATCGGTCTGGAGGCCCAGGACACCGCCGAGCTGTCGTTCACCGACGTCAAAGTGCCGGTGGAGAACCTGCTCGGCGAGGAGGGGCAGGGGTTCGTCTACCTGATGCAGAACCTGCCGCAGGAACGCATCTCGATCGCGATCATGGCCGCGGCGGCCATGGAGACGGTACTGGAGCAGACACTGCAGTACACCAAGGAGCGCAAGGCGTTCGGCAGGCCGATCGGCAGTTTCCAGAACAGCCGTTTCGTGCTGGCCGAACTGGCCACGGAGGCCACCGTGGTGCGGATGATGGTCGACGAATTCGTCCGACTGCACCTCGACGAGAAGCTCACCGTGGAGCAGGCCGCGATGGCCAAGTGGTATTCGACCGAGAAGCAGATCAGCCTCATTGACCGGTGTCTGCAGCTTCACGGAGGCTACGGATACATGCG
- a CDS encoding PE-PPE domain-containing protein: MTRSLLVAGLAMSGSAVIGVTTTLAAEVALNAAVTPLVVPGTGTPDPKDSDNYMGNAVAYYVEPGGTCGTDGCTTPVPVPYIAQFWPFPFPGWGGLQGAKWNVSVASGVTSLTSQLVGPNNPTDDHPVIVFGYSQGATVAGIVKGQLADLPADQKDDLTFVLIGDPNRPNGGLFERLAMLGTVPVLDATFGQPTPTDTGITTYDIALQYDGVSDAPSWVLNPLAMANALAGFGYVHGTYLAPDGTDPASATPYGYTPEQVQAAVANAKADCSEATHCQKEGDTYYITLPAKYLPIMQPALDLGAATGTSEIVVPVVNLISPTVQTLIETGYDRSNYGTPTPFSLVPKINPVTLAGDLINDIPEGITAASQPGLAPLPGWTDPTQTVITTPTTTDTSPAPIATASTPEVRKVTATSDLKPPPRLSAIAKPPSATQTDRPALRKTLGVNEHPVRDLAKSLDSTVRKSLGQAGAKVTHKDDGGTKVAKPAA, translated from the coding sequence ATGACGCGTTCCCTGCTGGTGGCTGGCCTGGCGATGTCCGGTTCTGCGGTCATCGGGGTAACGACGACGCTGGCGGCCGAGGTCGCACTGAATGCCGCGGTGACGCCATTGGTGGTCCCGGGTACCGGGACACCGGACCCGAAGGATTCCGACAATTACATGGGCAATGCTGTCGCCTACTACGTGGAGCCGGGCGGTACCTGCGGGACGGACGGATGCACGACGCCGGTGCCGGTGCCCTACATCGCCCAGTTCTGGCCGTTTCCATTCCCTGGCTGGGGCGGTCTGCAAGGCGCGAAGTGGAACGTCTCGGTGGCCAGCGGTGTGACCAGCTTGACCAGCCAGCTCGTAGGGCCCAACAATCCGACCGACGACCATCCAGTCATCGTCTTCGGCTATTCGCAGGGCGCCACTGTTGCCGGCATCGTCAAGGGTCAGTTGGCCGATCTACCTGCCGACCAGAAGGACGACCTGACGTTCGTCCTGATCGGCGACCCGAACCGGCCGAATGGCGGGCTGTTCGAACGGCTCGCGATGCTCGGCACGGTGCCGGTGCTGGACGCGACGTTCGGCCAACCAACCCCCACCGACACCGGCATCACGACCTACGACATCGCACTGCAGTACGACGGTGTCTCGGATGCCCCGTCGTGGGTGCTCAACCCACTGGCCATGGCCAACGCGCTCGCCGGGTTCGGGTACGTCCACGGCACCTATCTGGCACCCGATGGAACCGACCCGGCGTCGGCAACGCCCTACGGCTACACACCTGAACAGGTACAGGCCGCAGTCGCCAACGCAAAGGCCGACTGCAGTGAGGCGACCCACTGCCAGAAAGAGGGCGACACCTACTACATCACGCTGCCGGCGAAATACCTCCCGATCATGCAGCCAGCGCTCGATCTCGGCGCGGCGACCGGCACGTCAGAGATCGTAGTGCCGGTCGTCAACCTGATCTCCCCGACTGTGCAGACACTCATCGAAACCGGTTACGACAGAAGCAATTACGGAACTCCGACGCCGTTTTCGCTGGTCCCGAAGATCAACCCCGTCACGCTGGCCGGTGACCTCATCAACGATATCCCCGAAGGCATTACCGCCGCGAGCCAACCCGGGCTCGCCCCGCTACCCGGATGGACCGACCCCACCCAAACCGTGATCACGACGCCGACCACAACCGATACGTCACCTGCCCCGATCGCGACCGCCAGCACACCGGAGGTCCGAAAAGTAACCGCCACAAGCGATCTCAAGCCGCCGCCGCGGCTCAGCGCCATCGCCAAGCCGCCGTCGGCCACCCAAACGGATCGGCCGGCGCTGCGGAAGACGTTGGGAGTCAACGAACATCCGGTCCGTGACCTGGCGAAGTCACTCGACAGCACAGTGCGCAAGTCGCTCGGTCAGGCCGGCGCCAAGGTCACCCATAAGGACGACGGCGGCACCAAGGTAGCCAAGCCCGCGGCCTGA